The Pseudomonadota bacterium nucleotide sequence TCCCAATATACTTTGGTCCCGCTTGAACGCTCCCTGCCCCAAGCACAACGCTTTTCTGTCATTCATCATGGCCGCAAACAGATGCTGGATCACTTTTTGGTCTCTCGTCACCTACTGGGCTATTACCATCACATGGAAATTCACAACGAAAGTCTGATAGACGAACTCGTGGCCTACCGCGCCATGGAAAATCCTGCGGAATCTTACCATGCGCCAATGGTAGTGGTATTTAAGAAGAAAGAATTAAGAGTGCGATGAAAATTTTTTGCAACAATCGCTATAACTATAACTGTCCCGGACATAAATTGCACTTTATGTTATACAAACTCGTACAAAATCATCTGCTACCCCAGAGAAGCTGAAATCTCTTCCACTTTTTGCCTCATTGCCTCTTCTGCCTCTCTATAATGTTTGGATTTGTCACTGTCTGTCAACCTAGCCACCACGAGAGAAGCATGGAATTTGGAGAATATGTTACAAAACATCTCAACAACTTCAGGAAATTTAGCAAATGGATTTTGTTGATCTGATAGCAAAATTTCTTTAATAGATTCGTAAAGCACTTCCATTTTTTTGAGAGTTTCTTTTTCTTTTGAGCTGAAATTTATATTTTTTTCTGAACGGATCATAATATTTGGTTCTCTTTTTTTGAGCTTTGCTATTTCTTCTGTGGTCTCGGGGTTAAAGACTGTTGTTTGAAGATTCAACTCGTACAACAAGCTTCTAAGGTACAGTTCTGTTTCTGCTGAATTATTATCTGCAAAGGGCTGCCATTGAGCCACTTGCTGAAGGTGAGTTTTAAACCCTTCAGGAGTCATTATTCTGAAATCAACTTGCTCTAGGTAATCGTTGAAAAACCCAGAATATTCCTGCTTAAAACTGCCAAGGTGAGCTTCGGCTTCACTGGGATCCTTGGCAAGCAACCGCCAAACATTAATGCGCTGTAAGTAAGTATTAAGCTCTTCAGGGGTAATATTATTGAAACTTATTTGTTTCAGGTAAGTCTTGAGTAATATTGGATAATGTTTCTTGAACAAAGGGTAGCGCTGCCATGCATAAACACCTTCTATTCCTTCAATACCTTTTATAGAATTTTCTGGATTCTCAGCGAGATTTTCAACAACTTTTTCTACCCCGCGCATCACTTTGTAGGCTATCTGTACCGGTCGTTCTTGCTCATCTATACCGGAAGCACTAGCCAATGGAATACAAATCCATTGGCTAAGACAGAAAGCAATTTTAAATATTTTATGCCGCATCAAATGATACCCTGTTTATCATTACATTCGATTCATTCAAATTTTTCCGGCAGGTGCTGCAAGAGAACAGTCTGGAAATAAAGTCCCCAAACTCTTAATAAGCCCTGTGCAACAATTGGTTGCTGCTGTGCAATGATAGAATCTTCAGCTTCCTCTTCACCCAAGACACTATGTATTCTTTCTTGAATACGCATACTTTCAAAAGGAACGTCAAAATCCAATAGTTCTGGTTCAGCCCGCAAGCTCATCAATGTTAACTTAAACGTGCTGATATTTCCAAGTGCATTTTCTAACAGTTCTGCTGTGCTCTTTGGCAAAATCATTGAAGAGTAAGGAGGATTAAATAATGTCATATAGCTTTCTTTGGCTCGCCCTCCGCTATTAAGGCTTTCCCCAAAATCACCTTCAATTTGCTTCCAAAGGTCTAGATATTGACCTTCAAGTAGGGATTGGCCATCCTCAAGTTCTGCAACAATATCTTGGTTAGTATCGCGTAACCCGTTATGCATATCGGTAATTGCTAATTTTAGTTGCTTTTCCCGATCTTCTAGGAATACCTTTGTAATCGCTCCATTCCAGTCCTTATCTCCAATATCGGTATCTAGATCTTCTTCATTGGGGGTTAAACAGGATAATAACGGACAGCTTGGAGCTATATACTCTTTAAAAATTCTAGTAAGCCCTTTGCCGGCATTAATCTTTAAATCTTTAAAAGTTCCAAGTAATGCTGGATTCAATACAGAGCTAAGTTCAGGGCTTGAATGACTAACGAGCAATTCATCTAGGGCAACAAAAGCATGTTTTATCTCTTCATCATGTTCTTCTTGCTGGCTCAAAAAAGCACCCTTGACCTCTGAATTAATTCCTTTGCGCAGTTGAACAATTTGATATTCAAGATCTTTTATCTTCTCTTCACGTGTTCCCAATGAGGTCGATAAGATCTTCAGTTTGGGTCTCAATTCTCCAAGATTATTCTTTGCCCTTCTAAGCCGCCGTGGAGTATCCTTGTATCTCTCTTCATCTTCTTCGTATATTTCTATGTCCTCTTTTACAAGGTCTACTAAGTGTAACCTTGCTTGTCTTTTTTGCTCATCCGTAGCTTTCCAGTGCTCTTGATATTTTTCAAATCCTTCTATCTTTTGCTCATGTAGTTCTTTTAATCCATCATTAATGTAGCCCCACAGTTGCTTTTTTTCCTCCTCTTCTTTCCTAATCTGCTCTTTTAAACTTACAATTCTTTTAGATACATCCGCATTCCTGGCGTTTGCTTCTTGATATTTGCGCCGCGCTTCTCCAAGTTTATCTGCACTGTCGCGTAGTTTCTTCCTCTTTAAATCGTCAATTTCCTTAATAAGTGGAACCACATTTCCAAGAAGGTCGTGCTTAAAAACTAGCGGTGATTCAGTTTCATTCTCAAGCAGAAGAGATGCGGGAAATGATGGAGCTTTCTTTTGATCGGAAGAGTAAACAATAGCGTACTCATCAGTATGTGATGATATACCACCGCTGCTGTACAATGGATCGTCAGGTTCTAGTTTTTTATTATCACTAGTAGCCTGAACTTCTCCCAGTAACAAAGCACTGAGACCAACCCCTATAAAAGCATGAGTAAATCGCATGATAACCTCCTTTTCCAAAACCTAATGTGTTGTATTAACTTCCTTTTATTAAAAATTATTGTTTTCTAATGATATTAGAAAATCAAAGTTAAATTTGTACTAACAAATATTATATTCTTTTTTTGGTAAGTAAACATGTTGTTCTAATCTCTACAGGAGTGTTTTTTGGTAAGCGATACATAATCCCCATTGCTTAAAAAGCTTCAATTCTTTGTATGCCTTTAATTCTATTTTCCCTCAAAATACCCTTCGGGTTACCGGTAATTTACGCAATACCTTGTCAGTCAGCAACCACGAAAGACCTAAGCCAACAATAAAAGCAATACACGCCTTGATCACAGCTGGAAGCACGCTTCCTAACATATAATACTGCGTCCAAACCACAAACGGCTCATGGAAAAAGTAAATGCCATAGGAACATGCGGCCAGAGATGTCCAAAATGGAATATCCTTGTTGGTAAATCGGTATAAGACAACAATCAAAGTAATGCTTTGAGCGGCACACAAAAAACCATGCAATGTGGTGCGAATCAACAACCCTGGCCCAAGATCTAACATCAGTGGCCAAACATCCACCCATGTTCCCCCCCCGGCAAAGTGATACACGATCTCATCACTAAAAGCGCCATCATACATCCAAAAAATACAGTAGCTTAAATATAGAACGGCCAGGACAGCTGTAAGCACAACCCATTTGGACCAATGAACTGACATTTTTTGCAGCACCTCTTTATTGGACAAGACACCAGCGTAGCGCACACCCACACCAAGGGCAAAATAAAAGATATAGGTTGCCAGCATGTTAGCGCGTGCGTAGAACAACTTACCAAAGCCAAGCCACCAAGGAGTGCCCCAAATCAGGTCACTGATACCAATCATCAGAGCGCTTAGCCCGGCAAACACCAGATACCCTAATATGGGCCTACGCACCATCCAAGCGGCCAATGCCCCAAGCAAGCGTATAACAAAAGGAAATACAGAGTAAAAAATGGCAGCAGTAAAGGTAAACATAACCAAATAGCCCAAAAACCAGTAACCTGCTGCTTGCAATCGTTGCTGGAAGAAAATGTTAAACCAATAGTCAAAGTAGCCAATTCCCGGGTTCCCAAGACTATATTTTGCATAACTTAAGGGGGCTACCAAAAATATGACGCCAAAGACAAAAGGAAATACCAAACGCACTATCTTTTCCCAAGTAAAACTTAGCCAACCTCGTTTTTGTAAAGAGGGCAGCACAAACATACCCGAGATAAAAAATAGGGCTTGCATGATGAAACCATCGGTGAAGAAAAATATAGCATCAAAGGCATGACTGCGATCCATTTCGGTGGGAACAAAATACCAATTCCCCCCCCACATTTGTGCATATGTTTGAATTGCATGCTGCAAAACCACCAATAGGATGACGAACCCTCTTGCGTGATCTAGGTAGTGAAATCGAGCTGCTTTAGTAGAATGAATCATATTTTTTATTCCCAATTTACCTTCGGTACCTTAGCAACAGAAACCGGCCCTATAAACAACCTGCCTGATTGCACTGTCAACGGCAGTTGATACCGTGCTGATGCCTCTGCTTCTCCTTGTAAGGATTCCGTCAAAAAGCCAAGACCTAAGCGCACAAGACGGGAGACTTTTTCATCCAACCATCCCGCCTTAACAAAGGCAGCAAGGGTTTTGTCCAGCCCGCCCACATGGGCTGAAAAGGCCCCCATCGGCTGCAAATGCTCATCTACCGTGGTCGTACCTTCAGCTGTGATCTCCAAAGGTCCCCACTGTAGTTGTAACTTGGCAACCTCAAGGGTGCCATCGCTCTCGTACCAACTATTGATGCGATCGTGTAAAGTATCGCCTGCGATCTCACCACTCAAGCTGGTCTGCAACTGCAATTTTTGCAAATTGTCACCAAAAGGAAATTCAGACAAAACCGGCAGAGTTAAATCTTGCAACGAAATCTGTACATTCATCAAATCATCATGTACATCTTCCTGTTCATGATACTGCGCCTGTACATCTAACCCACCCAGTTTAGCAAAGACCCCTTGCTCCTTACTTAATTCAAGCTGCTCGTAGGAAAACTGAAACGTTCCTTGTTCCATGGTAAAAAATGATGCGGCAAACCCCTCTCCCTGGGCAAAAATGATCTCATCTTCGAGGAGCGATAATGTAATATGATGCCTGCCTGCAGCCCATGATTTGATCTGAGTTGGCCGCCAAAGGGCTGCGCCAAAGCGCATATCACCCTCAACCCAAGTTTTGATAATGCCCTTATAAGCAAGCTCAGGACTCTCGAGAACGATCTTCAGGGTAAACGGGAAACCAGCAAGCTGCATGTCTTTGTATTCAACATTCCAACCCCTTTGCTGCCAATCACGGATTAATTTTTCGACACGATCTTCGAGTTGACTGCCTAAGTGAAACCATCCCACAGTGTAGCCACCTGCAAGGAGCAACAAAGTAAGGAGGAAGAGAAGTCTTCTGCGCATAGCAAATGGCCTTAATGGTTAAAAGAATTTATAAGTTGATTTGAAGCGGTTTCAATGCTATTTGTCAACTCTTTCATAAAATCATCGCGCGTTAGTCCGGGTCCGATTTTGGGCAAGAACTCAAGCACAATGGTGCCAGGCCGCTTCAAAAACGTGCGCCGCGGCCAAAACACACCTGAGTTCAACGCCACAGGAACCACAGGAACATTCAAGTGTTCATATAACATGACAATCCCACGTTGGTATTTTTGGCTCTGGCCAGGGGGAGTTCGCCTGCCTTCAGGAAAAATAATGATCTTACGCCTTTCATCAAGAACGCGTTTGCCTTCAACAACAAGTTTGCGTACGGTTTGCGCACTACTTTTCCGGTCGATAGGGATCATGCCAAATTTCTTGATGAATTGTCCGTAAATCGGCAAGTACGTTAATTCCCGCTTTAAGACAAAGGCGACATCTGACCACAGGTACTGATAAATAATCGTATCCCAAGCAGATTGGTGCTTAGATGCAATGAGGACTGGGCCCTTTGGATAATTTTCAAGTCCCCTAATTTCGTGGGTCACACCAGCACAAACTCGCAACAACCAGAGTGCTCCACCACATGCAACTGTGGGAAACCACATAATATAGCGCCTAGGCAACAGCAACAGAGGTAAAGCCAGCAGAAAAACCAGAGCCACCCACAAGTAAAAAGCTATATTAAAAACAATCGAACGTAGCAC carries:
- a CDS encoding acyltransferase family protein, which produces MIHSTKAARFHYLDHARGFVILLVVLQHAIQTYAQMWGGNWYFVPTEMDRSHAFDAIFFFTDGFIMQALFFISGMFVLPSLQKRGWLSFTWEKIVRLVFPFVFGVIFLVAPLSYAKYSLGNPGIGYFDYWFNIFFQQRLQAAGYWFLGYLVMFTFTAAIFYSVFPFVIRLLGALAAWMVRRPILGYLVFAGLSALMIGISDLIWGTPWWLGFGKLFYARANMLATYIFYFALGVGVRYAGVLSNKEVLQKMSVHWSKWVVLTAVLAVLYLSYCIFWMYDGAFSDEIVYHFAGGGTWVDVWPLMLDLGPGLLIRTTLHGFLCAAQSITLIVVLYRFTNKDIPFWTSLAACSYGIYFFHEPFVVWTQYYMLGSVLPAVIKACIAFIVGLGLSWLLTDKVLRKLPVTRRVF
- a CDS encoding DUF2125 domain-containing protein translates to MRRRLLFLLTLLLLAGGYTVGWFHLGSQLEDRVEKLIRDWQQRGWNVEYKDMQLAGFPFTLKIVLESPELAYKGIIKTWVEGDMRFGAALWRPTQIKSWAAGRHHITLSLLEDEIIFAQGEGFAASFFTMEQGTFQFSYEQLELSKEQGVFAKLGGLDVQAQYHEQEDVHDDLMNVQISLQDLTLPVLSEFPFGDNLQKLQLQTSLSGEIAGDTLHDRINSWYESDGTLEVAKLQLQWGPLEITAEGTTTVDEHLQPMGAFSAHVGGLDKTLAAFVKAGWLDEKVSRLVRLGLGFLTESLQGEAEASARYQLPLTVQSGRLFIGPVSVAKVPKVNWE
- a CDS encoding lysophospholipid acyltransferase family protein — translated: MIVLRSIVFNIAFYLWVALVFLLALPLLLLPRRYIMWFPTVACGGALWLLRVCAGVTHEIRGLENYPKGPVLIASKHQSAWDTIIYQYLWSDVAFVLKRELTYLPIYGQFIKKFGMIPIDRKSSAQTVRKLVVEGKRVLDERRKIIIFPEGRRTPPGQSQKYQRGIVMLYEHLNVPVVPVALNSGVFWPRRTFLKRPGTIVLEFLPKIGPGLTRDDFMKELTNSIETASNQLINSFNH